Proteins encoded by one window of Juglans regia cultivar Chandler chromosome 15, Walnut 2.0, whole genome shotgun sequence:
- the LOC109002367 gene encoding uncharacterized protein LOC109002367 — protein sequence MRYETCLSWFRRASNASQAGVILGVLPIVISWRLWTRRCKARMEGKMESGQKVPIKQQQINYIAWSKPAQGRVKLNTDGSSLGNPGESGAGGVIRDMHGRLLLAFAKNLGYGNSTYTELRALLEGVKHCKNMNFSAVDIEMDSKVILAWKPYIHREGNAVADWLARRGASDGDVE from the exons atgagatatgaAACCTGCCTTAGTTGGTTTCGGAGGGCTTCAAATGCCTCTCAAGCTGGTGTCATATTGGGTGTATTACCTATAGTTATTTCGTGGAGGCTTTGGACTAGGAGATGTAAGGCCCGTATGGAAGGGAAGATGGAATCTGGTCAA AAAGTTCCAATCAAGCAACAACAGATTAATTACATAGCATGGTCTAAGCCGGCTCAAGGCCGTGTGAAGCTAAAcacggatggtagtagtctaGGGAATCCAGGTGAGTCAGGGGCAGGAGGTGTGATTCGGGATATGCATGGGAGGTTGCTGTTAGCATTTGCTAAGAATCTCGGGTATGGTAATAGTACTTATACGGAGTTAAGAGCGCTTTTGGAAGGTGTCAAACATTGTAAGAACATGAATTTCAGTGCAGTTGATATAGAAATGGATTCTAAAGTGATTCTGGCATG GAAACCGTACATccatagggaaggaaatgctgttgcggattggttagctagaAGGGGAGCAAGTGATGGTGATGTGGAATGA